One part of the Rutidosis leptorrhynchoides isolate AG116_Rl617_1_P2 chromosome 1, CSIRO_AGI_Rlap_v1, whole genome shotgun sequence genome encodes these proteins:
- the LOC139864621 gene encoding uncharacterized protein: protein MEVEMDVSGHHHHQQDMSSQTLESMLVCTKAQQDKKPRPPEEALKCPRCDSSNTKFCYYNNYSLTQPRYFCKSCRRYWTKGGTLRNVPVGGGCRKNKRSSSSSSATSSATSSSSSLIRRPQDHPHQHLINQHHPLNLITSSNNNSNSSHLLSSLTHHLPYDSTCTDLSLAFARLQSQANGHMGGVGGGGYDQFDHSHDQNGHDQLGFLDAIRGGFLENTNNFHNVLYNGSTNIGNGDMGGGVGNLMGLNNDNNNNNVQDHQESMMNNSMFHDHHHQESMMNNNNNNGGGNGTTCVATSAVTMTTVKQETCNMMRVENGENGRLGGGVLWGFPWQMGAGGGGDQGMNMVHEVDSGRSQIGGWNGIGSTNWHGLVNSPLM, encoded by the exons ATGGAAGTAGAAATGGATGTTTCAGGACACCATCATCATCAGCAG GATATGTCTTCACAAACACTAGAAAGCATGTTGGTATGCACAAAAGCACAACAAGACAAAAAACCAAGACCACCAGAAGAAGCATTGAAATGTCCAAGATGTGATTCAAGCAACACCAAATTTTGCTACTACAACAACTACAGCCTCACTCAACCAAGATACTTTTGCAAATCATGTAGAAGGTATTGGACTAAAGGTGGAACTTTAAGAAATGTTCCTGTTGGTGGAGGTTGTAGGAAGAACAAAAGATCATCATCTTCATCCTCTGCCACGTCATCTGccacatcatcttcttcttcacttATCAGAAGGCCACAAGACCACCCCCACCAACACCTCATCAACCAACATCATCCACTTAATCTCATCACGTCATCTAATAATAACTCAAACTCAAGTCACTTACTTTCAAGTTTAACTCATCACTTGCCTTATGACTCAACTTGCACTGATCTGTCACTTGCTTTTGCTAGGCTACAAAGCCAAGCAAATGGTCACAtgggtggtgttggtggtggtggttatgACCAGTTTGACCATAGTCATGATCAAAATGGTCATGACCAATTAGGTTTTCTTGATGCAATTAGGGGTGGTTTTCTTGAAAACACAAACAACTTTCACAATGTGTTGTATAATGGGAGTACTAATATTGGAAATGGTGATATGGGTGGTGGTGTTGGAAACTTGATGGGgttaaacaatgataataataataataatgttcaaGATCATCAAGAATCTATGATGAACAATTCTAtgtttcatgatcatcatcatcaagagtctatgatgaacaacaacaacaacaatggtggtggtaatggtactacttGTGTAGCAACAAGTGCAGTTACAATGACAACTGTGAAACAAGAAACATGTAACATGATGAGGGTTGAAAATGGAGAAAATGGAAGATTAGGAGGAGGGGTATTATGGGGATTTCCATGGCAAATGGGAGCTGGTGGTGGTGGTGATCAAGGGATGAATATGGTTCATGAAGTTGATTCAGGAAGGTCACAAATTGGAGGATGGAATGGGATTGGGTCTACAAATTGGCATGGACTCGTAAATAGTCCACTTATGTAG
- the LOC139888773 gene encoding protein ALP1-like has translation MDFFALSIDLLFDSTSSEEEEEIQPRTRFQRQPRRFLNRDREAAGQLLWNDYFCENPTFPDDIFKRRFRMRKVLFLRIRDGILQHSYTPNAPDHFTFLQQRPDALERLGFSTIQKITCALRQLSYGMTADIFDEYIKMVEKTGYVTLNNFCKCIIDLYGREYLRKPNATDIARLYSAYEEKHGFKGMLGSIDCMHWAWKNCLVAWKGQYTRGDHGHPTNMLEAVASYDMWIWHAFFGMAGSNNDINVLNHSPLFDSLRKDRAAPSPFEVNGNQYPFGYYLADGIYPDWTTLIKGYTTPIEEPRKKFTKFQASARKDVERTFGVLQGRFAILKTPARVMTVNKMRRIMYSCIVMHNMIQEDNGFALSTWEQEWLDKPENWPRRNIRRRVKDRRSREKEIRDRDMHDQLREDLTAHIWNLPPNFRSMHN, from the coding sequence ATGGATTTTTTTGCCTTAAGTATCGATTTGTTATTCGATTCAACGTCGTCCGAAGAAGAGGAAGAAATCCAACCAAGAACTCGTTTTCAAAGACAACCACGACGTTTTTTAAATAGAGATCGTGAAGCAGCGGGTCAATTATTGTGGAACGATTACTTTTGTGAAAATCCGACGTTTCCGGACGACATTTTCAAGAGACGATTTCGGATGCGCAAAGTTTTATTTCTCCGTATACGAGACGGTATTCTTCAACACTCTTATACTCCTAATGCCCCCGATCATTTTACTTTTCTCCAACAACGTCCGGATGCACTTGAACGTCTTGGTTTCTCAACTATTCAAAAAATAACTTGCGCGTTACGGCAATTGTCGTATGGGATGACCGCAGATATATTTGATGAATATATTAAAATGGTGGAAAAAACGGGTTATGTTACTTTAAATAATTTTTGCAAGTGTATAATTGACTTATATGGGCGGGAATATTTGAGGAAGCCTAATGCAACTGACATTGCTCGGTTGTATTCGGCGTACGAGGAGAAACATGGTTTCAAGGGAATGTTGGGTAGTATTGACTGTATGCATTGGGCATGGAAAAATTGTCTCGTTGCATGGAAAGGTCAATATACGAGAGGTGATCACGGTCACCCGACGAACATGCTTGAAGCGGTTGCTTCATACGATATGTGGATATGGCATGCGTTTTTTGGGATGGCGGGTTCAAACAATGACATTAATGTATTAAATCATTCTCCGTTGTTTGATTCCCTTCGTAAGGATAGAGCCGCACCTTCACCGTTTGAAGTAAACGGAAACCAGTATCCCTTTGGTTACTACTTGGCGGACGGGATATATCCCGATTGGACAACACTAATAAAGGGGTATACGACTCCTATTGAAGAGCCTAGAAAAAAATTTACTAAATTTCAAGCGAGTGCTAGAAAGGATGTTGAGCGTACATTTGGTGTTTTACAAGGTCGGTTTGCGATTTTAAAAACACCGGCACGAGTTATGACTGTTAATAAGATGAGAAGGATAATGTATAGTTGTATTGTTATGCACAACATGATACAAGAAGATAACGGGTTTGCGTTAAGTACTTGGGAACAAGAATGGTTAGATAAACCCGAAAACTGGCCTCGTCGCAATATTCGGAGAAGGGTCAAAGATCGTCGATCACGAGAGAAAGAGATTCGCGATCGAGACATGCACGATCAACTTCGTGAAGATTTAACGGCTCATATTTGGAACCTCCCGCCAAACTTTCGCTCGATGCATAACTAG
- the LOC139888781 gene encoding protein RRP6-like 1 — protein MGSMQILNAIKAKVEVPKVMAKGLQFVEVYVRGNRVLALVDTGATHNFVSTEEAKRLGIKEIKEGGMMKTNSRSLSFITIISFNYSIIGLFDHFCRSDALRNYRLIIQFPVSVYRFNDDSVKVNDTSPPLSSLHSNSNSNSNKKVVCRDNNAMGTQKAKVSFHNPWIRRPQDEYKILVNNSNSPFEHVWLDKSEDGSRFIHPLEKYSVMDFVDKTVSNVEPVKPLPVESISFKLVQDVKGLKDLAAKLRDADEFAVDLEHNQYRSFQGLTCLMQISTRTEYFIVDTLKLRVQIGPYLRDVFKDPTKRKVMHGADRDIIWLQRDFAIYVCNMFDTGQASRVLKLERNSLEYLLHYFCNVSANKEYQNADWRLRPLTDEMLRYAREDTHYLLYIYDLMKRLLLSSSIDPECPETALIEVYQRSYDVCMHLYQKELLTENSYLSIYGLHAADLNGQQLAIVAGLCEWRDRIARSKDESTGFILPNKSLIEIAKQIPLTPAKLCDVLKSRHPYIERNLGSVVSIIRHSMQNASAFDPVALKLKEKHIELMAARNDANFANGEDECSQTSKIMVELKKSKDDVEELKQEIKKSYNENEKLKHEIKKSNNELAEMKKSKSEIEEELKKLKIQMGQWRKAAEVATAMLYDVAENKNDRLVGTQIDDECSKRKNGSVLKRFRVLWKCWEVIPHRSWTKTNACI, from the exons AACTCTAGAAGCCTAAGCTTCATCACAATTATTTCATTTAATTATTCCATTATCGGACTATTTGATCACTTTTGCAGGTCCGATGCATTACGTAATTAtagactcataattcaatttcctgTATCCGTATATCGATTTAACGACGACTCTGTGAAGGTTAACGACACGTCACCACCTCTTAGTTCACTCCATTCCAATTCCAATTCCAATTCCAATAAAAAG GTTGTTTGTAGGGATAATAATGCAATGGGGACACAAAAGGCGAAAGTTTCGTTTCATAATCCATGGATTCGGAGGCCACAAGATGAGTATAAGATACTGGTTAATAATTCTAATTCGCCATTTGAACATGTGTGGTTGGATAAAAGTGAAGATGGGTCCAGGTTCATACACCCACTG GAGAAATATTCAGTAATGGATTTCGTTGATAAGACGGTAAGCAACGTAGAGCCTGTAAAACCGCTTCCAGTTGAAAGTATATCGTTCAAGCTAGTACAAGATGTAAAAGGTTTGAAGGATTTAGCTGCTAAATTGCGCGATGCTGATGAATTTGCG GTTGATTTGGAACACAATCAGTATCGATCTTTTCAAGGTTTGACTTGCTTGATGCAAATATCAACTCGAACAGAATATTTTATTGTCGATACACTGAAACTACGGGTTCAAATTGGTCCATATCTGCGAGATGTGTTTAAAGATCCTACCAAAAGAAAG GTTATGCATGGAGCCGATCGGGATATCATATGGCTGCAACGTGATTTTGCTATATACGTTTGCAATATGTTTGATACTGGACAG GCCTCAAGGGTGTTAAAACTAGAACGAAATTCTTTAGAGTATCTGCTGCACTACTTTTGTAATGTTTCTGCAAATAAAGA ATACCAAAATGCGGACTGGCGTTTACGACCACTGACAGATGAAATGCTCAG ATATGCAAGAGAAGACACACATTATCTTCTGTACATATACGATCTCATGAAAAGATTGTTGCTTTCATCATCTATAGATCCCGAATGCCCTGAAACAGCACTTATAGAG GTATATCAACGCAGTTATGATGTATGTATGCATCTCTATCAGAAAGAGCTATTGACCGAAAACTCATATCTAAGCATATATGG GCTGCATGCCGCTGATCTTAACGGTCAGCAACTTGCCATTGTTGCA GGACTTTGTGAGTGGAGAGATCGTATTGCTCGTTCAAAAGATGAAAGTACCGGTTTTATATTGCCAAACAAATCTCTGATTGAAATTG CAAAACAGATTCCATTGACACCTGCAAAATTGTGTGACGTATTGAAGTCAAGGCACCCGTATATTGAACGTAACTTGGGTTCTGTTGTCAGCATCATTAGGCATTCCATGCAGAATGCTTCTGCATTTGATCCTGTTGCCTTGAAACTCAAGGAAAAACACATCGAATTG ATGGCTGCACGAAATGATGCTAATTTTGCTAATGGTGAAGACGAATGTAGTCAAACATCGAAGATTATGGTGGagttgaaaaagtcaaaagatgatGTTGAAGAGCTGAAACAGGAAATCAAGAAGAGTTACAATGAAAATGAGAAGCTGAAACATGAAATCAAGAAGAGTAACAATGAATTAGCAGAAATGAAGAAAAGTAAGTCTGAAATAGAGGAAGAGTTAAAGAAGTTAAAAATTCAAATGGGACAATGGAGAAAAGCAGCAGAAGTAGCAACCGCGATGCTTTATGACGTTGCTGAAAATAAAAACGATCGGTTGGTTGGTACGCAGATTGATGATGAGTGCTCGAAGAGAAAAAATGGTAGTGTGCTTAAAAGATTTAGAGTGTTGTGGaagtgttgggaagttatcccacatcggtcatggacaaaaacaaatgcatgcatataa